One window from the genome of Schistocerca piceifrons isolate TAMUIC-IGC-003096 chromosome 8, iqSchPice1.1, whole genome shotgun sequence encodes:
- the LOC124711231 gene encoding uncharacterized protein LOC124711231: MPRSSKVFKKVRKCQASRCSKDNLKTSPIITNGNDTSTKKASASRRKIDSCQSLDDCGSDTQATSGFRLIDLKILSDIISSACVCADCGAKSLRLYDEENRIGIVCMLHLTCESCHSDTAFRTSASSNRIYEANMRLIYGMRCLGIGREGTRLFCGIMNMPQPSARYTTGNKTLLSALQEEVEENLKSSAKEAVKMNSELKTEADNTPDTDLCVSCDGTWMKRGHTSLYGVSSVISVDTGKILDVQVMSKYCYSCVLGKRAGEVEENKWQVEHKKVCCRNYSGSSGGMEPAAMKLMFHRSVEKYGVRYTKYLGDGDSSSFKTVLESEPYGPHCAIEKLECVGHVQKRMGGRLLKLKRELKGRKLEDGKLLGGPNRLTDKEIHSLQVYYGKAIRDNSGNLNNMQKAVWSIYFHKLSTDDKPVHNLCDISWCKFKQAERDGMNYSHKHSLPVAVLSAIKPTFRCLAEPDLLRKCVHGKTQNPNESYNSLIWKRCPKTTFVSTIIVEIAAYDACLVFNNGNLGRIKTLQRLGFHPGAFTYSILKDIDDKRVAAADITANKIEQQVNQRRQAKKRLLADEEEYAYGLH, encoded by the coding sequence ATGCCGCGTTCTAGTAAGGTGTTTAAAAAGGTTAGAAAGTGTCAAGCTTCTCGATGTAGTAAAGACAACTTGAAAACCAGCCCCATAATAACAAATGGAAACGATACTTCAACCAAGAAAGCGAGTGCTTCGAGAAGGAAAATTGACAGCTGTCAATCACTTGATGATTGTGGCTCAGACACTCAAGCTACTAGTGGTTTTAGGCTTATTGATTTGAAAATACTATCTGATATTATATCATCTGCTTGTGTATGTGCTGACTGTGGTGCAAAAAGTTTGAGATTATATGACGAAGAAAACAGAATTGGAATAGTGTGTATGTTGCATCTTACTTGTGAAAGCTGTCATTCAGACACTGCTTTTAGAACTTCGGCATCAAGTAACCGGATATATGAAGCAAATATGCGTTTAATATATGGCATGAGATGTTTGGGCATAGGCAGGGAAGGTACCAGACTGTTTTGTGGGATCATGAACATGCCACAACCAAGTGCTAGGTACACCACTGGAAATAAAACACTGCTAAGTGCTCTTCAAGAGGAAGTGGAAGAAAACTTGAAGTCCTCTGCAAAGGAAGCTGTGAAGATGAATAGTGAACTAAAGACAGAAGCAGATAACACGCCAGACACCGATTTGTGTGTGTCATGTGATGGAACGTGGATGAAGCGTGGACATACATCACTGTATGGAGTATCATCTGTCATTAGTGTTGATACTGGAAAAATTCTTGACGTTCAGGTAATGAGCAAATATTGCTATAGCTGTGTACTCGGAAAGAGAGCtggtgaagtggaagaaaataagtggcAGGTTGAACACAAGAAAGTGTGCTGTAGAAATTATTCTGGTTCTAGTGGTGGAATGGAACCTGCAGCTATGAAACTTATGTTCCATCGAAGTGTGGAAAAGTACGGTGTTAGATACacaaaataccttggtgatggtgactcCAGCTCCTTCAAAACTGTTTTGGAAAGTGAACCTTATGGTCCCCATTGTgctatagaaaagttggaatgtgttggacatgtgcaaaaacgaatgggaggcagacttttaaaattgaaacgTGAATTGAAGGGCAGgaaacttgaggatggaaaactttTAGGTGGTCCCAACAGActcacagacaaagaaattcaTTCTTTACAAGTGTACTATGGCAAGGCAATAAGGGACAACAGTGGAAATTTGAATAACATGCAGAAGGCTGTGTGgtctatttattttcataaactatCCACAGATGACAAACCTGTACataatttgtgtgacatatcgtggTGCAAATTCAAGCAGGCTGAGCGTGATGGCATGAActattcacacaagcacagtttACCTGTGGCTGTTTTAAGTGCTATAAAACCAACATTTAGGTGTTTAGCAGAGCCAGACCTCCTACGAAAGTGTgtgcatggaaagacacaaaaccctaatgaaagttacaactcACTGATTTGGAAACGTTGCCcaaaaacaacatttgtttcaacaattattgttgaaattgctgcatatgatgcttgtttagtttttaacaaTGGTAATCTTGGAAGAATAAAAACTCTACAGAGGCTAGGATTTCATCCAGGAGCTTTCACCTATTCAATATTGAAGGACATCGATGACAAAAGAGTTGCTGCGGCTGATATTACAGCCAATAAAATTGAACAGCAGGTTAACCAAAGAAGACAAGCAAAGAAGAGACTGCTTGCAGATGAAGAGGAGTATGCATATGGCTTGCACTAG